From a region of the Halolamina sp. CBA1230 genome:
- the msrB gene encoding peptide-methionine (R)-S-oxide reductase MsrB: protein MSEPDTKTNRSDEEWREQLSEEEYEVLRERGTEARFSGEHVDRDDDGVYRCKACGETLFDSETKFDAGCGWPSFYAAENDAVETREDDRHGMTRIEVVCANCESHLGHVFDDGPQPTGKRFCINSVALDFDEEE from the coding sequence ATGAGCGAGCCAGACACCAAAACGAACAGATCCGACGAGGAGTGGCGCGAACAGCTCTCCGAGGAGGAGTACGAGGTGCTCCGGGAGCGCGGCACCGAGGCGCGGTTCAGCGGCGAGCACGTCGACCGCGACGACGACGGCGTCTACCGCTGCAAAGCCTGCGGCGAGACCCTGTTCGACTCCGAGACGAAGTTCGACGCCGGCTGTGGGTGGCCCAGCTTCTACGCCGCCGAGAACGACGCCGTCGAGACCCGCGAGGACGACCGCCACGGGATGACCCGGATCGAGGTCGTCTGCGCCAACTGCGAGAGCCACCTCGGTCACGTGTTCGATGACGGACCGCAGCCGACCGGGAAGCGGTTCTGTATCAACTCGGTCGCCCTCGATTTCGACGAGGAGGAGTAA
- a CDS encoding cation:proton antiporter: MVEANLVLTAGIFLTALSLGGLLALRVGQSVIPAYIVVGILLGPYAPSVGGVSLTLVESTEIVRLLADLGVVLLLFFVGMELSLASLIRKRSQFLGAGAIDVAVSFPLGIVVGLAFGFSLVESLFVGLITFNSSTVIIAKSLIDLEWIADPESEAILGVIVIEDVLTAAAFAVLSAVLLGGADVASLGRTLGGATLVLVALTLLAYYGSEWVDRAFDVRSSELFLLAVLGATALVSGFGLAAGVSDAIVAFLVGAAFGQTSHTDRIQDLLAPSRDLFAAVFFFVVGLGTDPRVVVSVAGLVVAAAAVTVAGQILSGYAAGRRWGLSVAGASKMGAALVPRGEFSLVIAAFLLTAGTTPALSETIPAFTVGYVLLTSVLGTVLMRNAGLIERVAVRFSPASEDQS, encoded by the coding sequence ATGGTCGAGGCGAACCTCGTCCTCACGGCGGGGATCTTCCTGACGGCGCTTTCGCTGGGGGGCCTGCTCGCGCTCCGGGTGGGCCAGTCGGTCATCCCCGCGTACATCGTCGTCGGGATCCTGCTCGGCCCGTACGCACCCTCAGTCGGCGGCGTCTCGCTCACCCTGGTCGAGTCCACGGAGATCGTCCGCCTGCTGGCGGATCTCGGCGTCGTGCTGCTGCTCTTCTTCGTCGGGATGGAGCTCAGCCTCGCGTCGCTGATCCGCAAACGCTCGCAGTTCCTCGGCGCCGGCGCGATCGACGTGGCCGTCAGCTTCCCGCTGGGGATCGTCGTCGGCCTCGCCTTCGGCTTCTCGCTCGTGGAATCGCTGTTCGTCGGTCTGATCACGTTCAACTCCTCGACGGTGATCATCGCGAAGTCGCTGATCGACCTGGAGTGGATCGCCGACCCCGAGAGCGAGGCGATCCTGGGCGTGATCGTGATCGAGGACGTGCTGACCGCCGCCGCGTTCGCGGTCCTCTCGGCGGTGCTGCTCGGCGGTGCCGACGTGGCCTCCCTCGGCCGAACGCTCGGGGGGGCGACGCTCGTGCTGGTCGCGCTCACCCTCCTCGCGTACTACGGGAGCGAGTGGGTCGACCGCGCGTTCGACGTGCGCTCGAGCGAACTGTTCCTGCTCGCCGTGCTCGGCGCGACGGCGCTCGTCTCCGGCTTCGGCCTCGCTGCGGGCGTCAGCGACGCCATCGTCGCCTTCCTCGTCGGCGCGGCGTTCGGCCAGACCTCCCACACCGACCGGATCCAGGACCTGCTCGCGCCCAGTCGCGACCTGTTCGCGGCGGTGTTCTTCTTCGTCGTCGGCCTCGGCACCGACCCCCGGGTGGTGGTCTCGGTCGCCGGGCTCGTGGTCGCCGCCGCGGCCGTGACCGTGGCGGGCCAGATCCTCAGCGGCTACGCCGCCGGGCGGCGCTGGGGGCTCTCGGTGGCGGGCGCGTCGAAGATGGGCGCCGCGCTGGTGCCCCGCGGGGAGTTCTCGCTGGTGATCGCCGCGTTCCTCCTGACCGCGGGGACGACCCCGGCACTCAGTGAGACGATCCCGGCGTTCACCGTCGGGTACGTCCTGCTGACGAGCGTGCTCGGAACAGTGCTGATGCGGAACGCGGGGCTGATAGAGCGCGTTGCTGTGCGGTTCTCTCCGGCTTCCGAGGATCAGTCCTGA
- a CDS encoding cation:proton antiporter regulatory subunit — protein sequence MTVYETDLPGVGRKFDLELDAGGVASVVVHHDGRCELYRRADRDAGGEKLLNLNSEEANKLGSILEGAYFESVNVDELSVPLGDAIIEWVEVGEGSALDGTTLAESEIKGETGATVIAVQRGSETVSNPDADFELAGGDLLVAIGTHEEQAALKDRVQD from the coding sequence ATGACCGTCTACGAGACCGACCTCCCCGGCGTCGGCCGGAAGTTCGACCTCGAACTCGACGCCGGCGGGGTCGCGTCGGTGGTCGTCCACCACGACGGGCGGTGTGAGCTGTACCGCCGCGCCGACCGCGACGCCGGCGGGGAGAAGCTGCTCAACCTGAACAGCGAGGAGGCGAACAAGCTCGGCTCGATACTGGAGGGCGCCTACTTCGAGTCGGTGAACGTCGACGAGCTCTCGGTGCCGCTGGGCGACGCGATCATCGAGTGGGTCGAAGTAGGCGAGGGGTCGGCGCTCGACGGGACGACGCTCGCGGAGAGCGAGATCAAAGGCGAGACCGGCGCGACGGTGATCGCCGTCCAACGCGGCAGCGAGACGGTGTCGAACCCCGACGCCGACTTCGAACTCGCCGGCGGCGACCTGCTGGTCGCGATCGGCACCCACGAGGAGCAGGCGGCGCTGAAAGACCGCGTTCAGGACTGA
- a CDS encoding Rieske (2Fe-2S) protein, with protein sequence MAATVPDGYVAVADESTLREAGRTVASADGTPVVVFHHEGEFRAVNNRCPHMGFPLSEGSVDEGVLTCEWHHARFELSCGDTFDPWADDVESYPVRVVDGTVYVDPDPQRDEPPAVHWAERLEDGLEQNLRLVLAKSAIGLLRADVDPVEPFETAVVFGTKYREGGWSSGLTILTALLNRLPDLDEDDRERALYQGLAQVASDCADQPPKFDQEAFEATDVPFSRLKSWFRENVEVRDADGAERVLRTAVAADCTPEQLTEMLTAAATDHRYLDTGHRFDHLNKATEALDHVGWDHPETADVLASLVRGLATAERSEELSSWRQPDDLAGRSAESFDRLDEMVAAGEGQEWVEPEDFIDRLHSEEPETVYAALDDAIRGGATVEQLARAVTFAAGKRVAGFSTANEFSDWNTVHHTFTYANAVHRAAQRAPTTELYRGVYDAATNVYLDRFLNTPPAPEPSVEEGADPDEELEELLHCFEMEGEVNAAGTHAANYLDAGGDPERLKAELGGALLREDTGFHTFQALEAGLRQFDLRDDPAERRVLATAVARYLAAHYPTRREREQTYSIASRLHRGERIHEESGEAEAAADD encoded by the coding sequence ATGGCTGCCACTGTCCCCGACGGCTACGTCGCGGTCGCCGACGAATCGACGCTCCGCGAGGCGGGCCGGACCGTCGCGAGCGCCGACGGCACCCCCGTCGTCGTGTTCCACCACGAGGGCGAGTTCCGCGCGGTCAACAACCGCTGTCCGCACATGGGGTTCCCCCTCTCGGAGGGGAGCGTCGACGAGGGCGTGCTGACCTGCGAGTGGCACCACGCGCGGTTCGAACTCTCCTGTGGCGACACGTTCGACCCGTGGGCCGACGACGTGGAGAGCTACCCCGTCAGAGTGGTCGACGGCACCGTCTACGTCGATCCCGACCCGCAGCGTGACGAACCGCCGGCGGTCCACTGGGCCGAGCGACTGGAGGACGGGCTGGAGCAGAACCTCAGACTCGTGCTCGCGAAATCCGCGATCGGGCTGCTCCGGGCCGACGTCGACCCCGTGGAGCCGTTCGAGACGGCGGTCGTCTTCGGCACCAAGTACCGCGAGGGCGGGTGGAGCTCCGGGCTGACCATCCTGACGGCGCTGCTGAACCGGCTGCCCGACCTCGACGAGGACGACCGCGAGCGCGCGCTCTACCAGGGGCTCGCGCAGGTGGCGAGCGACTGCGCCGACCAGCCGCCGAAGTTCGACCAGGAGGCGTTCGAGGCGACGGACGTGCCGTTCTCGCGGCTGAAGTCGTGGTTCCGGGAGAACGTCGAGGTGCGTGACGCCGACGGTGCCGAGCGCGTGCTGCGGACCGCCGTCGCCGCCGACTGCACGCCCGAACAGCTGACCGAGATGCTGACGGCGGCGGCGACGGACCACCGCTACCTGGACACCGGCCACCGCTTCGACCACCTGAACAAGGCGACCGAGGCGCTGGACCACGTCGGCTGGGACCATCCCGAAACGGCGGACGTGCTGGCGTCGCTGGTGCGCGGGCTGGCGACCGCCGAGCGCAGCGAGGAGCTCTCCTCGTGGCGCCAGCCCGACGACCTCGCGGGCCGCAGCGCGGAGTCGTTCGACCGACTGGACGAGATGGTCGCCGCGGGCGAGGGGCAGGAGTGGGTCGAACCAGAGGACTTCATCGACCGCCTCCACAGCGAGGAGCCCGAGACGGTGTACGCCGCACTGGACGACGCGATCCGCGGCGGTGCGACCGTCGAGCAGTTGGCGCGTGCGGTGACGTTCGCGGCGGGCAAGCGCGTCGCGGGGTTCTCGACGGCCAACGAGTTCAGCGACTGGAACACGGTCCACCACACGTTCACGTACGCGAACGCGGTCCACCGCGCGGCCCAGCGCGCGCCCACGACCGAACTGTACCGCGGGGTGTACGACGCGGCGACGAACGTCTACCTCGACCGCTTCCTCAACACGCCGCCGGCGCCCGAGCCGTCGGTCGAGGAGGGCGCCGACCCCGACGAGGAGCTCGAAGAACTGCTGCACTGCTTCGAGATGGAGGGCGAGGTGAACGCCGCCGGGACCCACGCCGCGAACTACCTCGACGCCGGCGGCGACCCCGAGCGCCTGAAGGCCGAACTCGGCGGCGCGCTGCTCCGGGAGGATACGGGGTTCCACACGTTCCAGGCGCTCGAAGCCGGCCTCCGGCAGTTCGACCTGCGCGACGACCCCGCGGAGCGTCGCGTGCTCGCGACGGCGGTCGCGCGCTACCTCGCGGCGCACTACCCCACCCGGCGGGAGCGCGAGCAGACGTACTCCATCGCGTCGCGGCTCCACCGCGGGGAGCGTATTCACGAGGAGAGCGGTGAGGCGGAGGCAGCAGCCGACGACTGA
- a CDS encoding HAD family hydrolase, whose product MSYDAVVFDNDGVLVDTTDYDVLQEAAWRAFEEAGVDDPDPEHVESVVVGVTPESLSDVCERYGLSVEEFWRVRDRASHEAQREHVHAGGKQLFDDVSTLSNLELPMGVVSSNQQETVDFLLDHHGVSGLFDTAYGRQPTIADLRRRKPDPHFIEKALSDLDAEDALYVGDRESDITAAVNAGVESAFIRRPHRRDHELSVQPDHVVEDLHDVRALCR is encoded by the coding sequence ATGAGCTACGACGCGGTCGTGTTCGACAACGACGGCGTTCTGGTGGACACCACCGACTACGACGTGCTGCAGGAGGCCGCTTGGCGTGCGTTCGAGGAGGCCGGGGTCGACGACCCCGACCCCGAGCACGTCGAGTCGGTCGTCGTCGGTGTGACGCCGGAGTCGCTGTCGGACGTCTGCGAGCGGTACGGTCTCTCGGTCGAGGAGTTCTGGCGGGTGCGGGATCGCGCGTCCCACGAGGCCCAGCGCGAGCACGTTCACGCCGGCGGGAAACAGCTGTTCGACGACGTGTCGACGCTGTCGAACCTGGAGCTCCCGATGGGTGTCGTGAGTTCGAACCAGCAGGAGACGGTCGACTTCCTGCTCGACCACCACGGCGTCTCGGGGCTGTTCGACACCGCCTACGGCCGGCAGCCGACGATCGCGGACCTCCGGCGCAGGAAGCCCGACCCCCACTTCATCGAGAAGGCGCTGTCGGATCTCGACGCCGAGGACGCGCTGTACGTCGGGGATCGGGAGAGCGACATCACGGCGGCGGTCAACGCCGGCGTCGAGTCGGCCTTTATCCGTCGGCCACACCGTCGGGATCACGAGCTGTCTGTGCAGCCGGATCACGTGGTGGAGGATCTGCACGACGTGCGGGCGCTCTGTCGGTAG